TTGACCGGCAATGGCCGGGCAGAGGTGCATCTGGTTGTTATCTGCACAGCCGAGCGTGGCCTTTGCGGCGGTTTCAATATGCAGATTATCCGCGCGGCCCGTGACTTTATCCGCAGCCTTTTGCACAATGGCAAGACGGTTAAAATCATCACGGTGGGCAAAAAGGGGTTTGACGGCCTTAAAAGCAGCTTCGGCAAGGAAATGATTGAACATGTGGATTTTCGTGCTGTTAAACATATTGCCTATGCCAATGCCGAAATGATTGCAGAGAAGGTGCGCACTCTGTTTGAAAGGGGGGAATTCGATGTCTGCACCCTGTTTTATTCAAAGTTTCAGTCTGTGATCAGTCAGGTGCCGACCGCGGCGCAGATTGTTCCTGCCCCGCAGCTTGTTTTTGACGCGGCTGGGAAAACACAAAGTCAGGCGGTGGAGAAACAGGCGGCGACGGCATTCTATGAATATGAGCCGGATGCCGCCACGATTTTGAAGGAAATTGCCTCGCAGAACATTTC
This is a stretch of genomic DNA from Candidatus Tokpelaia hoelldoblerii. It encodes these proteins:
- the atpG gene encoding ATP synthase gamma chain (bhsal03270), translated to MASLKDLRDRIASVKATQKITKAMQMIAATRLRRAQAAAEAARPYSQRMAAVLANIVDNVELADAPKLLTGNGRAEVHLVVICTAERGLCGGFNMQIIRAARDFIRSLLHNGKTVKIITVGKKGFDGLKSSFGKEMIEHVDFRAVKHIAYANAEMIAEKVRTLFERGEFDVCTLFYSKFQSVISQVPTAAQIVPAPQLVFDAAGKTQSQAVEKQAATAFYEYEPDAATILKEIASQNISVQIFQALLENAAGEMGAKMTAMDNATRNAGEMIDKLSISYNRQRQAQITTELIEIIAGAEAL